A genomic region of Chryseobacterium sp. KACC 21268 contains the following coding sequences:
- a CDS encoding tetratricopeptide repeat protein: MKRFLFIFILFSFTGIFKSQYNEELYKKAFSYVYENPDNAIQLVEKMLKGEKDTDNTIKLYQLLSRVYMSKRDFDKSLDCVLKMKELSKSISNPEQKIKILNSIALQYQNMGLYSKTMESLDEYYKLCQTLPDGKFKTLYLGLNSAVRGLVYKNQDNNELALEKFFTALDYIKKVGNYENSIANSSVILYNVGYSYFYLKKYNEAEKYFRQSAEVAKAVHAESLEAFAYKGLSENYTVLGKHQEAIELLKKSVNLSKKVGDLVLSEGIYKGFSDNYLALQDWNNYEVYNKLYIETKFAREQSELASLNKSIDVLNEENNKKIEEQKGRLRIISSVIIAISAAVFIWFLLNFIKHKRRNKLLIEKLNQINKITN, from the coding sequence ATGAAACGCTTCCTTTTCATATTCATCCTTTTCTCATTTACCGGAATTTTCAAATCCCAGTACAATGAAGAATTGTACAAAAAAGCGTTTTCCTACGTCTACGAAAATCCCGACAACGCCATCCAGCTTGTAGAGAAAATGCTAAAAGGTGAGAAGGATACAGACAACACCATCAAGCTTTATCAGCTGCTTTCCCGAGTTTATATGTCCAAACGGGACTTCGACAAATCTTTGGATTGCGTCCTGAAAATGAAAGAACTCAGCAAATCCATTTCCAATCCTGAACAAAAAATCAAAATCCTGAATTCCATTGCATTACAGTACCAAAATATGGGACTTTACAGCAAAACGATGGAATCTCTGGACGAATATTACAAGCTTTGTCAGACTTTGCCAGATGGGAAATTCAAAACTTTGTATCTCGGATTAAATTCCGCAGTTCGAGGTTTGGTTTATAAAAATCAGGACAACAACGAGTTGGCTTTGGAGAAATTCTTCACCGCTTTGGATTACATCAAAAAGGTCGGCAATTATGAGAATTCCATCGCCAACAGTAGCGTTATTCTGTACAATGTCGGCTACAGCTATTTCTATCTCAAAAAATATAATGAGGCGGAAAAATACTTCAGACAATCCGCAGAGGTCGCCAAAGCCGTTCACGCAGAGAGTCTGGAAGCTTTCGCTTACAAAGGTTTGTCGGAGAATTACACCGTCTTGGGAAAACATCAGGAAGCCATCGAACTTTTGAAAAAATCTGTCAATCTGTCCAAAAAAGTCGGCGACCTTGTCCTGAGTGAAGGAATTTACAAAGGTTTTTCGGACAATTATCTCGCACTTCAAGATTGGAACAATTATGAAGTCTACAACAAACTGTACATCGAGACCAAATTTGCAAGGGAACAAAGCGAACTCGCCTCTCTCAACAAAAGCATCGATGTGCTGAATGAGGAAAACAACAAAAAAATCGAGGAGCAAAAAGGCAGATTGAGAATCATAAGTTCCGTCATCATCGCCATTTCTGCCGCCGTATTTATTTGGTTTCTTCTTAATTTTATCAAACACAAGCGACGCAACAAGTTATTAATTGAAAAGCTGAATCAAATCAACAAAATCACCAACTAA
- the namA gene encoding NADPH dehydrogenase NamA, translated as MKLFTPIKFRNIELKNRIVMSPMCMYSAVEGVANDFHFVHYGSRAQGGAGLIIVEATAVEPRGRITNKCLGIWNDEQALALKKIVNFVHENSESKIGIQLAHAGRKGSISTETNRQLDLEQGWETIAPSPIPFHHSERTPHELTVEEIKGLVEDFRKAAKRAVDAGFDVLEIHGAHGYLIHQFLSPLSNTRTDEYGGNPENRARFLMEIVDAVNSEITNDIALFVRISGTEYAENGWNVNDSAELAKVLKTKNVDLIDVSSGGNINGVTIPLSPGYQVPLAEDVKKIAEIDTAAVGLITTAEQAEEILESGQADLIFLAREILRNPYFAVQAAWKNDEENFYPHQYLRAKPAK; from the coding sequence ATGAAACTTTTCACACCAATAAAATTCAGAAACATAGAACTGAAAAACCGAATCGTAATGTCGCCAATGTGTATGTACTCTGCAGTAGAAGGCGTTGCGAATGATTTCCATTTCGTGCATTACGGCAGTCGTGCACAAGGCGGCGCAGGACTTATCATTGTAGAAGCAACCGCCGTAGAACCGCGCGGAAGAATTACCAACAAATGTCTTGGGATTTGGAACGACGAGCAAGCTTTGGCTTTGAAAAAAATAGTCAATTTCGTTCACGAAAACTCAGAAAGCAAAATCGGAATCCAGCTGGCTCACGCCGGCAGAAAAGGTTCTATCTCCACAGAAACCAATCGTCAACTGGATTTGGAACAAGGTTGGGAAACCATCGCACCAAGCCCGATTCCGTTTCATCATTCAGAAAGAACGCCGCACGAATTGACTGTCGAAGAAATAAAAGGGTTAGTTGAAGATTTCAGAAAAGCTGCAAAAAGAGCTGTTGACGCAGGTTTTGATGTGCTAGAAATCCACGGTGCACACGGCTATTTGATTCATCAATTCTTGTCACCACTTTCCAACACAAGAACCGACGAATATGGTGGAAATCCAGAAAACAGAGCAAGATTCCTGATGGAAATTGTCGATGCAGTCAATTCAGAAATCACAAACGACATCGCACTTTTCGTAAGAATCTCCGGAACAGAATATGCAGAAAACGGTTGGAATGTGAACGACAGCGCAGAACTTGCCAAAGTTTTGAAAACCAAAAACGTGGATTTGATAGACGTTTCCAGCGGTGGAAATATCAATGGCGTCACGATTCCATTGAGTCCAGGTTACCAAGTTCCACTAGCAGAAGATGTGAAGAAAATCGCAGAAATAGATACAGCCGCAGTAGGACTCATCACAACAGCTGAACAAGCCGAAGAAATCCTGGAAAGTGGACAAGCAGATTTGATTTTCCTGGCAAGAGAGATTCTGAGAAATCCATATTTTGCAGTGCAGGCAGCTTGGAAAAATGATGAGGAGAATTTCTATCCGCACCAGTATTTGAGAGCGAAACCAGCGAAGTAA
- a CDS encoding DUF2339 domain-containing protein: MEIFLLLLILVFMIIIHNKSTSNHKATQDSIQQLQEKLNALKTEINIQPVSKIDQENLIVKEEIKPEIIVTVPETPPVVEEITEEKQPEIVEKPIPVVENEVPVSEIETPKAEQKAAFSVQDKIRALDSDFREISTPKKSWIENFKENNPDIENFIGENLINKIGILILVLGISFFVKYAIDKDWINEPARVGIGILAGALVMGVAHRLKKNYAAFSSVFVAGAISIFYLTIGIAFHDYHLFSQTVAFIIMVIITIFSVFVSVSYDRKELAILSLIGGFAVPFMVSTGEGNYKVLFTYIAILNIGMLMIAYFKKWNLVTLLAFIFSCLLYSAWFGKGFYDDKLPYRGALFFATIFYIIFSVATVINNLRNKGTFTKLEYFIMVANTFFYFGMGISIIENWKPELKGLFTIALALYNLVYALFLYRKFGLDKNAIYLLLGLTLTFVTLAIPIQFKGNYITLFWAGEAVLLFWLSQKSKISTFKLGAIIVQLLMLISLIMDWEKYYSGNLMELKPFLNRIFITGIVVVVSLILTYILLKKEKDTTEILGFTFYPADYRNIILGVLILVGYFTGMLEISYQTEDYISNYSSGISYCVLYHFLFSVGLIYFILKLNSKLWNSFGVVLASVNILLYIAFFFQLPFNEMRENYTLNLSSKSAYFIHYVLLICLAYFGYVLIKLRNNNSFSAILNHKVALWVLAFCIVYVLSNEVMIHGLMFGNEVVSSAELAKFPAMKAGEFNYDKELFIDDKFEAAKVQIIKIGYPILWGVLSFVFLIVGIKKQNKQLRIIALSLLGITIIKLFFYDIKNVSETGKIIAFILLGVLILIISFVYQKIKKLVIDETKTEIHDKKTNEKLPEESQNPNDEEIN; this comes from the coding sequence ATGGAAATATTTTTACTCTTACTCATCTTGGTTTTTATGATTATCATTCACAACAAATCAACAAGCAACCACAAAGCGACCCAGGATTCAATTCAGCAGCTTCAAGAAAAACTGAATGCCCTGAAAACTGAAATCAACATTCAACCTGTCAGCAAAATTGACCAAGAAAATCTAATAGTAAAAGAAGAAATTAAACCGGAAATAATTGTTACGGTTCCAGAAACACCTCCAGTTGTAGAAGAAATCACCGAAGAAAAGCAACCTGAAATTGTTGAAAAACCAATTCCTGTTGTAGAAAATGAAGTTCCAGTTTCAGAAATTGAAACTCCAAAAGCAGAACAGAAAGCAGCTTTCTCTGTTCAAGATAAAATCAGAGCTTTGGATAGTGATTTCAGAGAGATTTCAACGCCTAAAAAATCGTGGATTGAAAACTTCAAGGAAAACAATCCGGACATCGAGAACTTCATTGGAGAAAATCTGATTAATAAAATAGGGATTCTAATCTTAGTTCTCGGAATCAGTTTCTTTGTGAAATATGCAATTGACAAAGATTGGATTAATGAGCCTGCGCGTGTCGGAATCGGTATTTTGGCAGGCGCTCTTGTGATGGGAGTCGCACATCGATTGAAAAAAAATTATGCAGCTTTCAGCTCTGTTTTTGTGGCTGGAGCGATTAGTATTTTTTACCTTACGATTGGTATTGCATTCCACGATTACCATTTGTTTAGTCAGACTGTGGCATTTATTATAATGGTTATCATTACCATTTTCAGTGTATTTGTTTCCGTTTCTTATGACCGGAAAGAACTCGCAATTCTGTCTTTGATTGGCGGTTTTGCCGTTCCGTTTATGGTAAGCACAGGTGAAGGAAATTACAAAGTTTTGTTCACATACATTGCGATCCTCAACATCGGAATGCTGATGATTGCTTATTTCAAAAAATGGAATCTGGTGACTTTGCTGGCTTTCATTTTTAGTTGTCTTCTTTATTCAGCCTGGTTTGGAAAAGGTTTCTATGACGATAAATTGCCTTATCGCGGAGCATTATTTTTTGCCACAATTTTCTACATCATTTTCAGCGTTGCGACGGTTATCAATAATTTGAGAAATAAAGGAACTTTCACAAAGCTGGAATATTTCATAATGGTGGCCAACACATTCTTCTATTTCGGAATGGGAATTAGCATTATCGAAAACTGGAAACCGGAGTTAAAAGGTTTGTTCACCATTGCGCTGGCCTTGTACAATCTGGTTTATGCTCTATTTTTATACAGAAAATTCGGACTGGACAAAAATGCAATTTATCTTTTATTGGGATTGACCTTGACTTTTGTGACGTTAGCCATTCCAATTCAATTCAAAGGAAATTACATCACTTTATTCTGGGCTGGAGAGGCGGTCTTGCTTTTTTGGCTTTCTCAAAAATCAAAGATCAGCACGTTCAAACTTGGAGCAATCATCGTCCAGCTTTTGATGCTGATCAGCTTGATTATGGATTGGGAAAAATATTATTCCGGCAATCTGATGGAACTAAAACCTTTCCTAAACAGAATCTTCATCACAGGAATTGTTGTTGTAGTTTCATTGATTTTGACTTATATATTATTAAAAAAAGAAAAAGATACGACTGAAATTTTAGGCTTCACATTCTATCCGGCTGATTACAGAAATATCATTTTAGGCGTTCTGATTCTGGTTGGATATTTCACGGGAATGTTGGAAATCAGCTATCAAACGGAAGATTATATCTCCAACTATTCTTCCGGAATATCTTACTGCGTTCTGTATCACTTTCTTTTCAGTGTTGGGTTGATTTATTTCATCTTAAAGTTGAATAGCAAATTGTGGAACAGCTTCGGTGTAGTTTTGGCTTCGGTGAACATTCTATTGTACATCGCATTTTTCTTCCAATTGCCTTTCAATGAAATGAGAGAAAATTACACTTTGAATCTTTCTTCCAAGTCAGCATATTTCATTCATTATGTTTTATTAATTTGTCTGGCATATTTTGGTTATGTTTTGATTAAATTGAGAAATAATAATTCATTTTCTGCGATTCTCAATCACAAAGTTGCATTATGGGTTCTTGCATTTTGCATTGTTTATGTTTTGAGTAATGAAGTGATGATTCACGGATTGATGTTTGGAAATGAAGTGGTTTCCAGTGCAGAATTAGCCAAATTCCCGGCAATGAAGGCTGGCGAATTTAATTATGACAAAGAGTTGTTTATTGATGACAAATTCGAAGCTGCAAAAGTTCAAATCATCAAAATTGGCTATCCAATTCTTTGGGGTGTTTTGTCCTTTGTTTTCCTGATAGTCGGAATCAAAAAGCAAAACAAACAACTGCGAATTATTGCACTTTCTTTATTAGGAATTACGATTATCAAACTATTTTTCTACGACATCAAAAATGTATCAGAGACAGGAAAAATCATTGCTTTTATTCTGTTGGGTGTTTTGATTTTAATCATCTCATTCGTTTATCAAAAAATAAAAAAACTGGTTATTGATGAAACTAAAACGGAAATTCACGACAAAAAAACCAATGAAAAATTACCCGAAGAATCTCAAAATCCAAACGATGAAGAAATTAATTAG
- a CDS encoding CTP synthase, translating to MSKKETKYIFVTGGVTSSLGKGIVSASLGLLLKSRGFKVTIQKLDPYINIDPGTLNPYEHGECYVTEDGAETDLDLGHYERFLDSPTSQNNNVTTGKIYQTVIEKERKGDFLGKTVQVIPHITNEIKRRIKMLSKKDYDIIITEIGGTVGDIESLPYIESVRQLQWELGKNNSMVIHLTLLPYLASSGELKTKPSQHSVRQLMESGIQADVLVCRTEHTIPKEQKAKLAQFCNVGLGNVIECIDMDTIYEVPLYLQKQNFDEVVLNELNLPVGKDANLKDWKTFLKKYKNPKKTVEIALVGKYVSLQDSYKSIAEAFIHAGSDMETEVKVRWVYSGDIEEEGAEKLLKDVDGILIAPGFGDRGIEGKIQAAKYARENKVPLLGICLGMQIMTIEFARNVLQLSKANSMEFDTSTPDPVISLMEEQKNVVDKGGTMRLGAWKCALKAGSKLAEVYGAKTISERHRHRYEFNSDYKKDFEEKGLVPTGFNPETELVETLELKDHPFYIGVQYHPEYKSTVATPHPLFKAFISAAVKGK from the coding sequence ATGAGTAAAAAAGAAACGAAATACATCTTTGTGACAGGAGGTGTGACATCGTCACTGGGTAAAGGAATAGTCTCCGCTTCTTTGGGACTTCTATTAAAATCGAGAGGTTTTAAAGTGACTATCCAAAAACTTGACCCTTATATCAATATCGATCCGGGAACCCTCAATCCTTACGAACACGGCGAATGTTATGTGACCGAAGACGGCGCAGAAACAGACCTTGACCTTGGACATTACGAGAGATTCCTAGACAGTCCAACTTCCCAAAACAACAACGTTACCACAGGTAAGATCTACCAAACCGTTATCGAAAAGGAACGTAAAGGTGATTTCCTAGGGAAAACCGTTCAGGTCATTCCACATATTACCAACGAGATCAAACGCAGGATCAAGATGCTTTCCAAAAAGGATTATGACATCATTATCACAGAGATTGGCGGAACGGTTGGTGATATCGAGTCGCTTCCTTATATCGAAAGTGTTCGTCAATTGCAATGGGAATTAGGCAAAAACAATTCAATGGTGATCCATTTGACTTTGTTGCCTTATTTGGCGTCAAGTGGAGAACTTAAAACCAAACCTTCCCAACATTCCGTTCGTCAATTGATGGAGAGTGGGATCCAGGCAGATGTTTTGGTTTGTAGAACAGAACACACGATTCCAAAAGAACAAAAAGCTAAGTTGGCGCAATTCTGTAACGTAGGTTTAGGAAACGTGATCGAATGTATCGATATGGATACGATCTACGAAGTGCCATTATACCTACAAAAACAGAACTTCGACGAGGTTGTATTGAATGAACTCAATCTTCCAGTAGGAAAAGATGCAAACTTAAAGGATTGGAAAACTTTCCTTAAGAAATATAAAAATCCAAAGAAAACTGTCGAGATTGCCTTGGTCGGTAAATATGTCTCTCTTCAGGATTCTTACAAATCGATTGCAGAAGCCTTTATCCACGCAGGTTCTGATATGGAAACCGAAGTGAAGGTAAGATGGGTCTATAGTGGTGACATCGAGGAAGAAGGTGCTGAAAAATTACTGAAAGATGTAGACGGGATCTTGATCGCACCTGGCTTTGGAGATCGTGGGATCGAAGGTAAGATCCAGGCGGCCAAATATGCAAGGGAGAACAAAGTGCCATTGTTGGGAATTTGTCTTGGAATGCAGATCATGACGATCGAGTTTGCTAGAAATGTTCTACAACTGAGCAAAGCAAACAGTATGGAATTCGATACATCAACGCCAGATCCGGTGATCTCTTTGATGGAAGAACAGAAAAATGTAGTGGACAAAGGCGGAACGATGCGTCTTGGTGCTTGGAAATGTGCATTGAAAGCTGGTTCCAAATTAGCAGAGGTCTACGGTGCAAAAACCATATCAGAACGTCACCGCCACAGATACGAATTCAACAGTGATTACAAAAAAGATTTCGAGGAAAAAGGGTTGGTACCAACAGGATTCAATCCAGAAACAGAATTGGTGGAAACCTTGGAATTGAAAGATCATCCTTTCTACATTGGTGTTCAATATCACCCAGAATATAAAAGTACGGTGGCAACGCCTCATCCATTGTTCAAAGCGTTTATCAGCGCTGCGGTCAAAGGAAAATAA
- a CDS encoding helix-turn-helix domain-containing protein encodes MRRLLFLWLILFSGVILTSAQSNPETLQLLDKAYKSLYENPDNAFQILQNINENKESELIKKRVQILTSRAYNFKGDYAKSIEQSISKNLKENRNDNASFYADYALAQQYQSLRLYKQSIRISQNLVDNASKIKSQRYPENLLAYIYQLNASNLMVQKKWKEAQENLKQSNALLKDSDEDFIISIENQIYETFLYISQNQIDKAEKTANEIQTKLDKTPQYVFLRAFNLDNLGRIHFLKKDYQKSTENLNQGLELIQNKSYDALKNRIYDDLSKNYLALKNEALYQKFYSIYKEQTDKLDKNKKEAIRNLVKLNDQYENQRIENSHKHFTTNILIISIICLIGIAAIIFFSISEKRKTKSIQKQIDFDLKQQEFSKKIEEKEIIKTEKTETEISKKPVVISKEKEADILARLEEFEKSENFLSKEMSLAVLAGQLETNTKYLSEVINKYKEKNYNNYINELRINYIAYLLKTDSAYLNYKVSYLAEKAGFSSHSAFTTVFKSVTGISPNTYIQQLTQNKK; translated from the coding sequence ATGCGACGATTGCTTTTTCTATGGTTGATTCTTTTTTCCGGTGTCATTTTGACCTCGGCACAAAGCAACCCAGAAACTTTGCAACTTCTGGACAAGGCTTACAAAAGTCTCTACGAAAATCCCGACAACGCATTTCAAATCCTTCAAAACATTAATGAGAATAAGGAATCAGAACTCATCAAAAAACGTGTTCAAATCTTAACTTCCAGAGCGTACAATTTCAAAGGTGATTATGCAAAATCCATCGAGCAATCCATTAGTAAAAATCTGAAGGAAAATAGAAACGATAACGCTTCTTTCTACGCCGATTATGCCTTGGCGCAACAATATCAGTCATTAAGGCTTTACAAACAATCAATCAGAATTTCGCAAAATCTGGTAGACAATGCTTCGAAGATAAAATCCCAGCGTTACCCCGAAAACTTGTTAGCTTACATCTATCAATTGAACGCTTCGAATCTGATGGTTCAGAAAAAATGGAAAGAAGCGCAGGAAAACCTGAAGCAAAGCAATGCGTTATTAAAAGATTCTGATGAAGATTTTATTATTTCGATAGAAAATCAGATTTATGAGACCTTCCTTTATATTTCTCAAAATCAAATTGATAAAGCGGAAAAAACAGCGAACGAAATTCAGACTAAACTTGATAAAACACCGCAATATGTTTTCTTGAGAGCTTTCAATCTGGATAATTTGGGAAGGATTCATTTCCTTAAAAAAGATTATCAAAAATCTACAGAAAATCTGAATCAAGGTTTGGAATTGATTCAAAATAAATCTTACGATGCGCTCAAAAACAGAATCTACGATGATTTGTCTAAGAATTATTTGGCCTTAAAAAATGAAGCACTTTATCAAAAATTTTATTCCATCTATAAAGAGCAAACCGATAAACTCGACAAAAATAAAAAAGAAGCCATTCGGAATCTCGTAAAACTGAATGACCAATACGAAAATCAACGCATTGAAAATTCTCACAAACACTTCACAACAAATATTCTAATCATTTCCATCATTTGTTTGATTGGAATCGCAGCGATTATTTTCTTCAGCATTTCCGAAAAAAGAAAGACAAAATCCATCCAAAAACAAATCGATTTCGACTTGAAACAACAGGAATTCAGCAAAAAAATCGAAGAGAAAGAAATCATCAAAACCGAAAAAACCGAAACTGAAATCTCCAAAAAACCAGTCGTCATCTCCAAGGAAAAAGAAGCGGATATCTTGGCAAGACTGGAGGAATTCGAGAAATCTGAAAACTTCCTGAGCAAGGAAATGTCACTCGCCGTACTCGCCGGACAACTGGAAACGAACACCAAATATCTCTCGGAAGTCATTAATAAATATAAAGAAAAAAATTACAACAACTACATCAACGAACTAAGAATCAACTACATCGCTTATCTTTTAAAAACCGATTCAGCTTACCTTAATTACAAAGTAAGTTATCTGGCAGAGAAAGCTGGATTCTCGTCCCACAGCGCTTTTACAACCGTTTTCAAATCCGTAACTGGCATTTCGCCAAACACTTACATTCAGCAACTGACACAGAACAAAAAATGA
- a CDS encoding GEVED domain-containing protein, translated as MKKVYLLLLGITAMTGLKAQQMEFRLIDEMGARFYDVNDSGNAIHSGAYYNYTTNETTPTEGGQATNRMNNAGDVAGATAIVISEEESIAMSAYRKNGTWYNIDYFAGETPSSSSFSNANDISQNSKYVTGQIGASGFTSWPFIYDTETNTLTKLSGDNTYVNGRGEAVNNSGIVAGFADREDLVTTGTLWLPAYFEPNGTIHYIDMGTLENGEAADINNAGLIVGYKGTKPFIYDITTGIYKSFSPPAGFNRAVFTSVSENGIALGYAGDAGNREVIIYHPSLGSGPIFLKDVLIRNGVTITTLDGKLGTGMNISPNGNFVCGFDNTIPPFFAGGWIVNLNNLLLGTNDCAITCPENTEVTIANVTQTSAVVNYTLPIVCGSSPSAGLTTVLVSGFESGAQFPIGTTNVVHNLVDADGKVVYVCSFQVTVKDLYCSASPQWGIDSITKVQFAGIDNTSDPYSASANEYFLDKVGEVYQGSQYPFVLEANTNFGYDYASVFIDWNQNGTFTDAGEVYEVGAMTSDGEDGAQITGDIAVPAGALTGKTRMRVVLNWDVSSTDPCNNETALYGQSEDYMLDVKESLATSDISKNRVSIYPNPVKDVLNFNGAKDISKVEVYNVAGQKVRSVENLSDNKIELSNLTKGTYIIRANVDGLVKSFKFIKE; from the coding sequence ATGAAAAAAGTCTATCTACTTTTACTTGGTATCACTGCGATGACAGGTTTGAAGGCACAACAAATGGAATTCAGATTAATAGACGAGATGGGTGCTCGTTTTTATGATGTCAACGACAGCGGAAACGCCATCCATTCTGGTGCATATTACAATTACACGACCAATGAAACCACACCTACAGAGGGTGGGCAGGCTACCAACCGTATGAACAATGCAGGTGATGTTGCTGGAGCAACTGCAATCGTCATTTCTGAAGAAGAAAGTATTGCGATGTCCGCTTACAGAAAAAATGGAACTTGGTACAACATCGATTATTTCGCAGGAGAAACGCCTAGCAGCAGTTCATTTTCTAACGCCAACGACATCTCGCAGAACAGCAAATATGTGACCGGACAGATTGGTGCATCAGGATTTACAAGCTGGCCTTTCATCTATGATACAGAAACCAATACGCTTACCAAACTTTCGGGTGATAATACTTACGTCAATGGTAGAGGAGAAGCGGTGAACAACAGCGGAATCGTCGCTGGTTTTGCGGACAGAGAAGACCTTGTTACCACTGGAACTTTGTGGCTTCCTGCTTATTTCGAGCCCAATGGAACGATTCATTACATCGATATGGGAACACTTGAAAATGGTGAAGCTGCAGATATCAACAATGCAGGTTTGATTGTAGGTTACAAAGGTACGAAGCCTTTCATCTACGATATTACGACTGGGATTTACAAATCTTTCAGTCCACCAGCTGGATTTAACAGGGCGGTTTTTACTTCTGTTTCAGAAAATGGGATTGCGTTGGGATACGCAGGCGATGCGGGTAACAGAGAGGTAATCATCTATCATCCTTCATTAGGTTCTGGTCCTATTTTCCTTAAAGATGTTCTAATTAGAAATGGCGTTACTATCACCACATTAGATGGTAAATTGGGAACAGGGATGAATATCTCGCCGAACGGTAATTTCGTTTGTGGATTTGATAACACGATTCCACCTTTCTTTGCTGGCGGCTGGATTGTTAATTTAAATAATCTATTACTTGGAACCAATGATTGTGCAATCACTTGTCCAGAAAATACAGAAGTAACTATTGCCAACGTGACTCAGACTTCTGCAGTTGTGAATTATACTTTGCCAATCGTATGTGGCTCATCTCCTTCAGCAGGTTTGACAACGGTTTTGGTCTCAGGATTCGAATCAGGTGCACAATTCCCGATTGGAACGACCAATGTTGTTCATAATCTGGTAGATGCAGATGGAAAAGTCGTTTATGTGTGTTCTTTCCAGGTGACTGTAAAAGATTTGTATTGCTCAGCTTCACCACAGTGGGGTATTGATTCTATCACAAAAGTTCAGTTTGCAGGGATAGATAATACTTCTGACCCTTATTCTGCCAGCGCAAACGAATATTTCCTAGACAAAGTGGGCGAGGTTTACCAAGGCAGCCAATATCCGTTTGTTCTAGAGGCCAACACCAATTTCGGTTATGACTATGCTTCTGTTTTCATCGACTGGAATCAAAATGGAACTTTCACAGATGCAGGTGAAGTTTATGAAGTGGGTGCAATGACCTCTGACGGAGAAGATGGCGCTCAAATTACAGGCGATATCGCTGTGCCAGCTGGTGCTCTTACTGGTAAAACTAGAATGAGAGTGGTCCTCAACTGGGATGTTTCTTCTACCGATCCTTGTAATAATGAAACAGCATTGTACGGACAGTCAGAAGATTATATGCTAGATGTGAAAGAATCTTTGGCAACGTCCGATATCAGCAAAAACAGAGTTTCCATCTATCCAAATCCGGTGAAGGATGTTCTTAATTTCAACGGCGCAAAAGATATTTCGAAAGTTGAGGTTTATAATGTTGCTGGACAAAAGGTGAGATCCGTAGAGAATTTATCAGACAACAAGATCGAATTATCTAATTTGACCAAAGGAACTTACATCATCAGAGCCAACGTGGATGGTTTGGTGAAGTCCTTCAAATTTATCAAAGAATAA
- a CDS encoding DUF1569 domain-containing protein has protein sequence MKNIFDQNDTSHFIKRINALTEDSFPKWGVMSVDKMLAHCNITYELIYESEKHKKPGLITKWILKRFVKSTVVSETPYKHNSPTSAMFVITDNKSFEDERKRIIGFIQKTQQLGADAFEGKESFNFGKLTSTEWNNMMAKHLDHHLQQFGV, from the coding sequence ATGAAGAATATTTTCGACCAAAACGATACGAGCCATTTCATCAAAAGAATCAATGCGCTTACGGAAGATTCTTTCCCAAAATGGGGCGTAATGTCCGTAGACAAGATGCTGGCACACTGCAACATCACCTACGAACTCATCTACGAATCCGAAAAACACAAGAAACCTGGCCTCATCACCAAATGGATTCTGAAACGCTTCGTCAAATCAACGGTCGTGAGCGAGACGCCGTACAAACACAACTCGCCAACTTCCGCAATGTTCGTCATCACAGACAACAAAAGCTTCGAGGACGAGAGAAAACGCATCATCGGGTTCATCCAGAAAACCCAGCAACTGGGCGCAGATGCGTTCGAAGGGAAAGAAAGTTTCAACTTCGGAAAACTCACTTCTACCGAGTGGAACAATATGATGGCCAAACACCTCGACCACCATTTGCAGCAATTTGGCGTTTAG